In a genomic window of Roseiflexus castenholzii DSM 13941:
- a CDS encoding nucleoside triphosphate pyrophosphohydrolase family protein — MKRVKSQAEDIPQPPEIITPEDQEALKYEPGDGRRRLAQICTELKLTLAEVAEANQEKRRSRQERGQIGGDGDHR, encoded by the coding sequence ATGAAGCGGGTGAAGTCGCAGGCAGAAGATATTCCACAACCGCCAGAGATCATCACGCCGGAAGATCAGGAGGCGCTCAAGTATGAACCGGGGGATGGGCGCAGGCGCCTTGCACAAATCTGTACTGAACTGAAACTGACACTGGCTGAGGTGGCAGAAGCCAATCAGGAGAAACGACGCTCCCGTCAGGAACGCGGACAGATCGGCGGCGACGGAGATCACCGGTAG
- a CDS encoding sensor histidine kinase: protein MIRRLWVQLALAFALVTTLSVLLTALLANMRAGADFRAFLAQSQAQQLDLLPRLAAYYATHRDWDGVETVFASIRGMGPRGMGPGSPGMLRGPLELVLTDTEGRVIYSSAAGSGTAARLNRDDMRQAMPVIVDGTTVGYLMARLQRDTALSTAAQRFLAELNETLVQAGLLATVFGLILGIVIARSLTTPIDHLARAARRLASGDLTRRAPVAGPVEVASAAEAFNAMAASLEEAEQARRRLLADIAHELRTPLSVIQGNLRALLDDVFPLEKDEIATIYDETLLLSRLVADLRELTLAEAGQLRLDLAPVDVAGVVAQSMALFTAQALEKQVTLHTECEPDLPPVLADADRIAQALNNLLSNALRYTPEGGTVRIIASRARQSVCTVPETDMICIRVIDTGPGIPAADLPRVFDRFWRADRGRARAHGGTGLGLAIARQLVLAHGGAMGVESEPGKGACFWFTLPVTPAPVTFQPRDASYSW from the coding sequence ATGATCCGACGATTATGGGTTCAACTGGCGCTGGCGTTCGCCCTGGTGACAACGCTAAGCGTGCTGCTGACCGCGCTACTGGCAAATATGCGAGCCGGCGCCGATTTTCGCGCGTTTCTGGCGCAGAGCCAGGCGCAGCAACTCGATCTGCTCCCGCGCCTCGCTGCATACTACGCAACACATCGAGACTGGGACGGCGTCGAGACTGTCTTTGCCAGCATTCGCGGGATGGGACCGCGCGGCATGGGACCGGGAAGTCCAGGGATGCTGCGCGGTCCGCTTGAACTGGTTCTTACCGACACTGAAGGACGAGTCATCTATTCCAGCGCCGCCGGGAGCGGGACGGCGGCGCGCCTCAACCGCGACGACATGCGCCAGGCGATGCCGGTGATCGTCGATGGGACCACGGTCGGTTACCTGATGGCGCGATTGCAGCGCGATACCGCACTTTCCACCGCAGCGCAACGCTTCCTTGCCGAACTCAACGAGACACTGGTGCAGGCAGGTTTGCTTGCCACCGTGTTTGGGTTGATCCTGGGCATCGTGATTGCCCGCAGCCTGACTACACCCATCGATCACCTGGCGCGCGCTGCTCGCCGTCTTGCGTCTGGCGATCTGACCCGGCGCGCGCCGGTCGCGGGACCGGTCGAGGTCGCCAGCGCCGCTGAAGCCTTTAATGCCATGGCTGCCAGCCTCGAAGAAGCGGAGCAGGCGCGTCGCCGATTACTTGCCGACATTGCCCACGAACTGCGAACGCCGCTCAGCGTCATTCAAGGCAACCTGCGCGCTCTGCTCGACGATGTATTTCCGCTCGAAAAAGATGAGATCGCAACGATTTACGACGAGACGCTCCTGCTCAGTCGCCTGGTTGCCGATCTGCGAGAGCTGACGCTCGCCGAGGCCGGTCAGTTGCGCCTCGATCTGGCGCCTGTCGATGTGGCAGGCGTCGTCGCGCAGAGCATGGCGCTGTTTACTGCACAGGCGCTCGAAAAACAGGTAACCCTGCACACTGAATGTGAACCGGACCTGCCGCCGGTTCTGGCAGATGCTGACCGCATTGCGCAGGCGCTCAATAATCTGCTGTCGAATGCGCTGCGTTACACGCCTGAAGGAGGAACCGTGCGCATTATTGCCTCACGAGCGCGGCAGTCGGTCTGCACTGTGCCAGAGACTGATATGATCTGCATTCGCGTGATCGATACCGGTCCGGGCATCCCCGCCGCCGACCTGCCGCGCGTATTCGACCGCTTCTGGCGCGCCGACCGCGGGCGGGCGCGGGCGCACGGCGGCACAGGGCTGGGGCTTGCTATCGCCCGTCAACTCGTGCTGGCGCACGGCGGCGCGATGGGTGTCGAAAGCGAACCCGGCAAGGGAGCGTGCTTCTGGTTTACCCTTCCGGTGACACCGGCCCCTGTAACGTTCCAGCCGCGCGATGCATCATATTCCTGGTGA
- a CDS encoding GGDEF/EAL domain-containing response regulator encodes MKDETPLSVLLVAQSDEVAGRLRVAFGDLAITLDHVSPDQALSTLSVTRVDVVLLDVSPFPDVPLELIASIVTVAPHVPILALVVNDADPRALAALAAGAHDFVSSEAAASAIVARLRSAAAHRLAEKGDQPVALKDLVLRSNDAVLLIGRDGRVNQANAAAAALFGVLTERLIGEPFGTPIVSNLATTIDIPRRNDEPIAAELFLLHVLDDRSDDAYLAILRGISRHHRLDVDLRLMMAAISSTSDGIVIADLDGVPHYQNPAFQKMTGLTLDDLRMAGGLLRLYRDVGTARAALSAVRSGQSYRGEMRLIDRQGAAISVLLHIDPVLDASNQVIALVAVHTDVTQRKLTEDRLAYLSSHDPLTGLANRTLLLDRLQLALERRNRHGAALCGILLLDLDRFKQINDSLGHMVGDEVLIAVAGRLKHITRPGDTVARLGGDEFAVVLDSVGSLDDIWRIALRIQQALSHPITVQDQSLMVGVSLGIAIDDGRTTSAAALLRDADTALHQAKARGRSRIVLFEEAMHTAATTQLQLEIELRQALHRQALLLHYQPIVDLASGAIRGFEALMRWHRPLSGLVLPDGFLPVAEEAGMIPAMGAWSIVEVCRQARRWRDQFGSAAELPVSVNIHSRQLEQTELPHQVRQALREFNLPGAALTIEITEKATLRDLDLVVTQLQQLKELGVQVVLDDFGTGYSSLGHLARLPINGVKIDRSFVQSMMHDPLSITIVRAVITLARELNLGVVAEGVETEEQRAALLQLGCTCAQGWLFGRAVDAEAAAEWIARRRELSIEK; translated from the coding sequence ATGAAAGATGAGACACCGCTCAGCGTGTTATTGGTTGCTCAGAGTGATGAAGTTGCAGGCAGGCTCCGCGTTGCATTCGGCGATCTGGCGATCACGCTCGATCATGTGTCTCCCGATCAGGCGTTATCCACATTGTCGGTTACTCGTGTTGATGTGGTGCTGCTCGATGTCAGTCCTTTCCCCGATGTTCCGCTGGAACTGATCGCCTCCATTGTGACCGTTGCGCCACATGTGCCGATCCTCGCGCTGGTGGTCAACGATGCCGATCCGCGCGCATTAGCCGCGCTGGCAGCCGGCGCGCACGATTTTGTCAGTTCTGAGGCAGCGGCCAGTGCAATAGTTGCGCGTTTGCGCAGTGCGGCAGCGCACCGCCTGGCAGAGAAGGGCGATCAGCCGGTCGCTCTGAAGGACCTGGTGTTGCGCAGCAACGATGCCGTGCTCCTGATCGGTCGCGATGGGCGGGTCAATCAGGCGAACGCCGCTGCTGCCGCGCTGTTTGGCGTGCTGACCGAACGCCTGATCGGTGAACCGTTTGGCACGCCAATCGTCTCGAATCTGGCGACGACGATTGATATTCCACGACGGAACGACGAGCCGATTGCAGCGGAGCTGTTTTTGCTCCATGTGCTCGATGATCGATCTGATGATGCGTACCTGGCGATCTTACGTGGCATATCTCGCCACCACCGCCTCGATGTCGATCTGCGATTGATGATGGCTGCTATTTCCAGCACCAGTGACGGCATCGTCATTGCCGATCTCGACGGGGTGCCGCATTACCAGAATCCCGCGTTTCAAAAAATGACCGGCTTGACGCTCGATGATCTGCGGATGGCGGGTGGTCTGTTGCGTTTGTATCGCGATGTCGGCACTGCGCGTGCAGCGCTGAGCGCAGTGCGCAGCGGGCAGTCCTATCGGGGGGAAATGCGCCTGATCGATCGCCAGGGCGCGGCAATCAGCGTCCTGTTGCATATCGACCCGGTGCTGGATGCGTCGAACCAGGTCATCGCGCTGGTGGCCGTCCATACCGATGTGACGCAGCGCAAGTTGACCGAAGATCGCCTGGCATACCTGTCGTCGCACGATCCACTGACCGGTCTGGCAAATCGAACCTTGCTGCTCGACCGGTTGCAACTGGCATTGGAGCGACGCAACCGTCACGGAGCGGCGCTGTGCGGTATCTTGCTGCTCGACCTGGATCGGTTCAAGCAGATCAATGATAGCCTCGGTCATATGGTCGGTGATGAAGTGCTGATCGCCGTCGCTGGTCGCCTGAAGCATATCACCCGTCCTGGCGACACGGTCGCGCGTCTTGGCGGCGATGAATTCGCCGTGGTTCTCGATTCGGTCGGCTCTCTGGACGATATCTGGCGGATTGCGCTGCGCATCCAGCAAGCGCTGAGCCATCCGATCACGGTGCAGGATCAGTCGTTGATGGTTGGCGTCAGTCTGGGGATTGCGATTGATGATGGGCGCACGACCAGTGCAGCCGCACTGTTGCGTGATGCCGATACGGCGCTGCATCAGGCGAAGGCGCGCGGGCGATCCCGAATCGTGCTGTTCGAGGAGGCGATGCATACGGCAGCGACAACGCAACTGCAACTCGAAATCGAGTTGCGTCAGGCGTTGCATCGGCAGGCGTTGCTGCTGCACTATCAGCCAATCGTTGATCTCGCCAGCGGAGCGATCCGGGGATTTGAGGCGCTCATGCGCTGGCATCGTCCGCTCAGCGGGCTGGTGCTGCCCGACGGTTTTTTGCCGGTTGCCGAGGAAGCGGGTATGATCCCGGCGATGGGCGCCTGGAGTATTGTCGAAGTCTGCCGTCAGGCGCGGCGCTGGCGCGATCAGTTCGGCAGCGCCGCCGAACTTCCTGTCAGTGTCAATATTCATAGTCGGCAGCTCGAACAGACGGAACTGCCGCATCAGGTGCGGCAGGCGCTACGTGAGTTCAACTTGCCTGGCGCGGCGCTGACCATCGAAATCACCGAGAAAGCGACGCTGCGCGATCTCGATCTGGTGGTGACACAGTTGCAGCAACTCAAGGAGTTGGGGGTGCAGGTGGTGTTGGACGATTTTGGCACCGGGTACTCATCGCTCGGTCACCTGGCGCGCCTGCCGATTAATGGTGTCAAAATTGATCGGTCGTTCGTCCAGTCGATGATGCATGATCCACTTTCTATTACAATTGTGCGTGCTGTGATCACGCTTGCCCGTGAGTTGAACCTGGGAGTGGTGGCAGAAGGTGTCGAAACGGAAGAACAACGCGCGGCGCTGTTGCAGCTTGGATGCACCTGTGCGCAGGGGTGGCTGTTCGGTCGGGCGGTCGATGCGGAAGCGGCGGCGGAATGGATAGCGCGCCGCAGAGAGTTGAGCATTGAGAAGTGA
- the ggt gene encoding gamma-glutamyltransferase, whose product MSHTNRPSLTGERFRSRRSVVMTHRGVVATSQPLAAQAGLRMLLAGGSAADAVVAAAAALNVVEPMSTGIGGDAFALIYDAQSRTVHALNGSGRAPAALSRETFTARGLTGIPLTGMLPVTVPGAVDAWIELLAAYGRLPLSQVLAPAIDYAENGFPVSEIIARGWKLAEPKLAAHPDTARTYLPQGRAPRAGELFRQPGLARSLRLIAEGGRDAFYRGAIAAAIAATSARDGGALTLEDLAAHRSTWETPISVTYRGYTVYECPPNGQGVTALIALNILEGFDMAALPPASPEALHLQIEALRLAFADAAAYVADPAHVHVPTNRLLSAAHASARRAQIDPQRAMPSVHVGALPGGHDTVYITAVDADGNAVSFINSLYMGFGSGVVAGDTGICLQNRGAGFVLDPNHPNCVAPGKRPYHTIIPCMVTRGDRLWASFGVMGGFMQPQGHVQMLVNMIDFGMNPQEALDAPRFELIDPYLSQDAVALEHDPAIAAALTARGHHVVDRQGMFGFGGGQIIVVDDAGVRHAGSDPRKDGCAVAY is encoded by the coding sequence ATGTCTCACACCAATCGCCCTTCCCTGACCGGTGAGCGTTTCCGTTCACGACGTTCCGTTGTCATGACCCATCGCGGCGTCGTTGCCACCAGTCAACCACTGGCGGCTCAGGCAGGGCTCCGCATGCTCCTTGCTGGCGGAAGCGCTGCTGATGCCGTGGTTGCCGCCGCCGCCGCGCTCAATGTGGTCGAACCGATGAGCACCGGCATTGGCGGTGATGCGTTTGCGCTCATATATGATGCGCAATCGCGCACTGTTCACGCATTGAATGGTAGCGGACGCGCGCCGGCCGCACTATCACGGGAAACCTTTACCGCGCGAGGACTGACCGGCATTCCGCTGACGGGCATGCTACCCGTCACGGTCCCCGGCGCGGTGGATGCGTGGATCGAACTGCTGGCGGCATACGGTCGCCTGCCGCTCTCGCAGGTGCTCGCGCCGGCCATCGACTATGCGGAGAATGGTTTCCCCGTCAGCGAGATTATTGCGCGTGGATGGAAACTGGCAGAACCCAAACTCGCAGCGCATCCCGATACGGCGCGCACCTATCTGCCACAGGGGCGCGCTCCGCGCGCCGGTGAACTGTTCCGCCAGCCAGGACTGGCGCGCTCGCTGCGCCTGATCGCTGAAGGTGGACGAGACGCATTCTATCGTGGCGCGATTGCAGCGGCGATTGCGGCAACCAGCGCACGCGACGGCGGCGCGCTGACCCTCGAAGACCTGGCGGCGCACCGTTCGACCTGGGAAACGCCGATCAGCGTCACCTATCGCGGCTACACCGTCTATGAGTGCCCGCCGAACGGGCAGGGGGTCACGGCGTTGATAGCGTTGAACATCCTCGAAGGATTCGATATGGCAGCGCTGCCTCCTGCTTCGCCAGAGGCGCTTCATCTTCAGATTGAAGCGTTACGACTGGCATTCGCCGATGCCGCCGCATACGTCGCCGATCCGGCGCACGTTCACGTGCCGACCAATCGGCTCCTCTCTGCGGCACACGCAAGCGCGCGGCGCGCACAGATCGATCCGCAGCGCGCCATGCCTTCGGTGCACGTCGGCGCACTCCCCGGCGGCCACGATACGGTGTACATCACCGCAGTCGATGCCGATGGCAATGCAGTCTCCTTCATCAACAGCCTCTACATGGGGTTTGGTTCGGGTGTGGTTGCGGGCGATACCGGCATCTGCCTGCAGAATCGCGGCGCCGGTTTTGTGCTCGATCCCAACCACCCAAACTGCGTGGCGCCGGGCAAACGTCCGTACCACACCATCATTCCATGCATGGTCACCCGCGGCGACCGATTGTGGGCAAGTTTTGGCGTGATGGGTGGGTTCATGCAGCCGCAGGGTCACGTGCAGATGCTGGTGAACATGATCGACTTCGGCATGAACCCGCAGGAAGCGCTTGATGCACCGCGTTTTGAGTTGATCGATCCCTACCTCAGCCAGGATGCCGTGGCGCTAGAGCACGATCCGGCAATCGCAGCGGCGCTTACGGCGCGCGGTCATCACGTCGTGGATCGCCAGGGCATGTTCGGCTTCGGCGGCGGACAGATTATCGTCGTCGATGATGCCGGCGTGCGCCACGCCGGTTCCGATCCGCGCAAGGACGGATGTGCTGTCGCGTATTAG
- a CDS encoding 1,4-alpha-glucan branching protein domain-containing protein — translation MSHDGQHEEGNRSFPGALALILTGHMPYLRAAGRRPDGEDPLHEMIACSIIPTLNVLYDLRERGMRPYVSLAYSPVLLEQLADIVVQKHFVIWMERWLARCEAALRRWQRQRQRHQAYLARFYLDWGQGILHSFTTRYGRNLVAALRELCATGTVEPLGGAATHAYLPLLSRQESVRAQLDIGTLTVTRLLGRRPRGVWLPECGFRPGLEQVLRLNGTRYFIIDPASVAVDACVTHLRPRWVMPRRLIALLRAVDASLQIVSPAIGYVGDPLYLAPRRDRSTHLSIWRNGDSDTVIEPYDPYHAFRRAQEHAIHFAEWAAAELRAFANRHDRPGMLVVPLDAEVLGRRWFEGVAWLRTLLETVLIHRPFALTTPSPYLRAFRPRQSIVLRDGSWGPGGDHSAWNAPAGALLRRALDETEDLVVGVVRRFPDARGDRERALNQAVRELLLAQASDWLLLLGRNDASESHRPWVHLARCRQLCALAERASLDEDDQQTLAAIEEIDNPFPHLNYRILTAETV, via the coding sequence GTGAGCCACGATGGACAGCACGAGGAAGGAAACCGGTCGTTTCCCGGCGCTCTGGCGCTCATACTCACGGGTCATATGCCATACCTGCGCGCTGCCGGTCGTCGTCCCGACGGCGAAGACCCGTTGCATGAGATGATCGCCTGTTCGATCATTCCCACGTTGAATGTCCTGTATGATCTGCGCGAACGTGGCATGCGCCCATACGTGTCGCTGGCGTATTCGCCAGTGCTGCTCGAACAACTGGCGGACATCGTCGTACAGAAACATTTTGTTATCTGGATGGAACGCTGGCTGGCGCGCTGCGAAGCGGCGCTGCGGCGCTGGCAGCGGCAGCGGCAGCGGCATCAGGCGTATCTGGCACGTTTTTATCTCGACTGGGGTCAGGGGATTCTTCACAGTTTTACCACGCGCTACGGGCGCAATCTGGTCGCGGCGCTGCGCGAGTTGTGTGCGACCGGAACGGTCGAGCCACTGGGAGGCGCCGCAACGCATGCATATTTGCCACTGCTGTCGCGACAGGAGTCGGTGCGCGCGCAGCTCGATATCGGAACTCTGACGGTGACCCGTCTGCTCGGTCGCCGTCCGCGCGGCGTCTGGCTGCCTGAGTGCGGTTTTCGTCCGGGATTGGAGCAGGTGCTGCGGTTGAATGGTACGCGCTATTTCATTATCGATCCGGCAAGCGTCGCCGTCGATGCCTGTGTCACCCACCTGCGTCCGCGATGGGTGATGCCGCGTCGTCTGATCGCACTGCTGCGCGCGGTTGATGCGTCGCTTCAGATCGTCTCCCCCGCCATTGGGTATGTCGGTGATCCGTTGTATCTGGCGCCCCGTCGTGATCGGAGCACGCATCTATCCATCTGGCGCAACGGAGACAGTGATACCGTCATCGAGCCGTATGATCCGTATCACGCCTTTCGACGCGCTCAGGAACACGCCATCCATTTTGCTGAATGGGCAGCAGCCGAATTACGCGCTTTCGCCAATCGTCATGATCGTCCAGGGATGTTGGTAGTTCCGCTCGATGCGGAGGTACTGGGTCGGCGCTGGTTCGAGGGTGTCGCCTGGCTGCGGACGCTCCTGGAAACTGTTCTGATCCATCGACCGTTTGCCCTGACAACGCCTTCGCCGTATCTGCGCGCCTTCCGACCGCGCCAGAGCATCGTCCTGCGGGATGGATCATGGGGTCCTGGCGGTGATCATTCGGCATGGAATGCGCCGGCAGGCGCTCTGCTCCGTCGTGCCCTTGATGAAACGGAGGATCTCGTCGTTGGGGTGGTGCGGCGCTTCCCCGATGCCCGCGGCGATAGAGAACGCGCACTCAACCAGGCAGTGCGCGAATTGTTGTTGGCGCAGGCGAGCGATTGGTTGTTGCTCCTCGGTCGGAATGATGCCAGTGAGTCGCATCGTCCGTGGGTTCATCTGGCGCGCTGCCGGCAGTTGTGCGCGCTGGCGGAGCGCGCCTCGCTCGATGAGGACGATCAGCAGACACTTGCCGCTATTGAAGAGATTGACAATCCCTTCCCTCATCTCAATTATCGTATTTTGACGGCAGAGACGGTGTGA
- a CDS encoding phosphotransferase, with amino-acid sequence MWAHLNRELDPDDPAPSDALRRIVARLGDYVAAIVEPLKVRSTGATLVCATNRRIEVRITMATSHLLLVIAPDSDLAHEVFFLRMLAAHDLPAPRLITYDLSCTTVPFTYAIETYTGGLTLDSLDQAALVRVAGRQVGRTLRRVHRIEAPGYGAPTPTGRWSARTWRDALVRWLEQRNFDAQAETVLGSDVVAALRAATLDHPVFACAQPRVLHGAIEPSRVIVTVGESVQLAGLVRPEAPVGGDPCFDLAYALSSCQSSVFRQSVLDGYEMGGALTADHHARVDRLRLLIDVVHAFEMADAVVLAGLPVAVMTRLEALR; translated from the coding sequence GTGTGGGCGCATCTCAACCGGGAACTTGATCCTGACGATCCGGCGCCTTCGGACGCATTACGGCGCATTGTGGCGCGCCTGGGCGACTATGTCGCGGCGATTGTCGAACCGCTCAAGGTGCGCTCTACCGGCGCTACCCTCGTGTGCGCGACGAATCGGCGCATCGAGGTGCGTATTACGATGGCGACGAGTCATCTATTGCTGGTCATTGCGCCAGATTCGGATCTGGCGCATGAAGTGTTCTTCCTGCGGATGCTCGCGGCGCATGATCTGCCGGCGCCCCGCCTGATTACCTACGACCTGAGCTGCACAACTGTTCCTTTCACCTATGCAATCGAAACATATACCGGCGGATTAACGCTTGATTCGCTCGATCAGGCGGCGCTTGTGCGTGTGGCAGGGCGGCAGGTCGGGCGCACCCTGCGACGAGTGCACCGGATCGAGGCGCCTGGCTATGGCGCCCCGACGCCGACCGGTCGCTGGTCGGCGCGGACGTGGCGCGATGCACTGGTGCGCTGGCTCGAGCAGCGGAACTTTGATGCGCAGGCGGAAACTGTGCTGGGTTCGGACGTGGTTGCCGCGCTCCGTGCCGCGACCCTTGATCATCCGGTGTTTGCCTGCGCCCAACCACGTGTGCTGCACGGCGCCATCGAGCCGTCGCGGGTGATCGTCACCGTGGGCGAGTCGGTGCAACTCGCAGGCCTGGTGCGCCCCGAAGCGCCGGTAGGTGGCGATCCATGCTTTGATCTGGCATATGCGCTCTCATCATGCCAATCATCGGTCTTTCGCCAGAGTGTGCTGGACGGGTACGAAATGGGAGGAGCGTTGACCGCCGACCACCATGCACGTGTGGATCGTCTGCGTCTGCTCATCGATGTGGTGCATGCGTTTGAGATGGCCGATGCGGTTGTGCTTGCGGGTTTGCCGGTTGCGGTGATGACTCGTCTGGAGGCGCTCCGGTGA
- a CDS encoding response regulator transcription factor gives MPQRILVVDDDRQITRLVSAYLEHAGFQTLTAHDGATALRLARSERPDLMVLDLMLPDIDGADLTRAIRADPHIAAMPIIMLTARVDDTDRIVGLELGADDYITKPFNPREVVARVRAVLRRTSGGTPQPAVLLEAGRVRLDPDRHEVTVAGQPLNLTPTEFHLLRIFLSLPGHAFTRRELIEEGVGYEYEGMERTIDSHIKNLRRKLESVDAGIRIETVYGVGYRLKVVA, from the coding sequence ATGCCCCAACGCATTCTGGTGGTTGATGATGATCGTCAGATCACGCGGCTGGTCAGCGCCTACCTGGAGCACGCTGGATTTCAGACACTGACTGCACACGATGGCGCAACTGCCCTCCGCCTGGCACGCAGTGAGCGCCCCGATCTGATGGTGCTCGATCTGATGCTGCCCGATATCGATGGCGCCGATCTGACGCGCGCCATACGCGCCGACCCGCATATCGCCGCAATGCCGATTATTATGCTGACGGCACGGGTTGACGACACCGACAGGATTGTGGGGCTCGAACTCGGCGCCGACGATTACATCACCAAGCCATTCAATCCACGCGAGGTCGTTGCGCGGGTGCGCGCTGTTCTGCGCCGCACCAGCGGTGGAACGCCGCAGCCAGCGGTCCTCCTCGAAGCAGGTCGGGTGCGGCTCGATCCTGATCGACACGAAGTGACCGTGGCAGGTCAACCCCTCAACCTGACGCCGACCGAGTTTCATCTGCTGCGCATCTTTCTGAGCCTGCCAGGGCATGCGTTTACGCGCCGCGAATTGATCGAGGAAGGGGTTGGCTATGAGTATGAAGGGATGGAACGCACGATTGACAGCCATATCAAGAATCTGCGCCGCAAACTTGAATCGGTCGATGCCGGCATCAGGATCGAAACCGTGTATGGCGTGGGTTATCGCCTGAAGGTTGTCGCATGA
- a CDS encoding rhodanese-like domain-containing protein, which produces MFNFFRPQPRHDEITPTEVQQRLARGDRLYLLDVREREEYVEAHIPDSVLIPLGQLSRKLSSIPKDATIIAICRSGNRSGVAADMLRRAGYGDVLNLRGGIIAWVRAGLPVVA; this is translated from the coding sequence ATGTTCAACTTCTTCCGACCGCAACCCCGACACGACGAAATTACGCCGACCGAAGTGCAGCAGCGCCTTGCCCGCGGTGATCGACTCTATCTGCTCGACGTGCGTGAACGCGAAGAGTATGTCGAAGCGCACATTCCCGACAGTGTGCTCATTCCACTCGGGCAGTTGTCGCGGAAACTGAGCAGCATTCCGAAAGACGCAACCATCATTGCCATCTGCCGTTCAGGGAATCGCAGCGGCGTCGCCGCCGACATGCTCCGGCGCGCCGGGTACGGCGATGTGCTCAACCTGCGCGGCGGCATCATCGCCTGGGTGCGCGCCGGGCTGCCGGTCGTCGCCTGA
- a CDS encoding amidohydrolase family protein gives MEHEIIDTHLHLWDPARFRIPWLDGNDLLNRPYDVQTFREHTAGLNVSAMVYVQVEVAPAYALLEAQHIAALAAREPRLQGIVAWAPLEDGECARSILEALLAIGPLIKGVRRILQGEPDPAYCLRPSFVRGVELLAEYGLSFDICIYHYQLPAIIELVRQCPAVTFILDHIAKPDIRNGALEPWREHMATLARLPNVTCKISGVATEADHAHWTVDDLAPYVRHALEVFGEDRVMFGGDWPVALLATSYRRWVETLATLTSDLSPEAQRKLWSDNARRLYRLPAVAR, from the coding sequence ATGGAGCATGAAATTATCGACACTCACCTCCATCTGTGGGACCCGGCGCGGTTTCGCATCCCATGGCTCGATGGCAATGATCTGCTTAATCGTCCCTATGATGTGCAGACGTTCCGTGAGCATACCGCAGGTCTGAATGTTTCGGCTATGGTGTATGTGCAGGTGGAAGTTGCACCTGCCTATGCGCTGCTCGAAGCGCAGCATATCGCCGCGTTGGCGGCGCGTGAACCGCGTCTTCAGGGGATCGTAGCGTGGGCGCCGTTGGAAGATGGCGAATGCGCGCGCTCGATCCTTGAAGCGCTGCTCGCCATTGGGCCGCTTATCAAGGGGGTGCGGCGCATCCTTCAGGGCGAGCCTGATCCGGCATACTGCCTGCGCCCCTCGTTTGTTCGCGGCGTCGAGTTGCTGGCAGAATATGGGTTGTCGTTCGATATCTGCATCTATCACTATCAGTTGCCGGCCATTATCGAGCTGGTGCGGCAATGCCCCGCTGTGACCTTTATTCTCGACCATATCGCCAAGCCTGATATTCGCAATGGTGCGCTTGAACCGTGGCGCGAGCACATGGCGACGCTGGCGCGCCTGCCGAATGTGACATGCAAGATCAGCGGTGTGGCGACCGAAGCGGATCACGCGCACTGGACTGTCGATGATCTGGCGCCCTATGTCCGGCATGCACTCGAGGTGTTTGGCGAGGATCGCGTGATGTTCGGCGGCGACTGGCCCGTGGCGCTGCTGGCGACCAGTTACCGGCGCTGGGTCGAAACTCTGGCGACGCTCACGTCCGACCTGTCGCCCGAAGCGCAACGGAAACTTTGGTCCGACAATGCTCGCCGCCTCTACCGTCTGCCCGCAGTTGCACGATAG